Genomic DNA from Candidatus Saccharimonadales bacterium:
ACCGTTCTTAACTGGGGTGCGGTATTCCTGAGGGACGACACCACCTTTGATCTGGTCAAAGAACTCAAAGCCTTTACCGCGCTCATTGGGCTCAAGCTTGAGCCAGACATCACCGTACTGGCCACGGCCACCAGTCTGTTTGATGTACTTCCCTTGAACTTCAACTTGCTTCTTGATTGCCTCGCGGTAAGCTACCTGAGGCTGGCCGATGTCGGCTTCAACCTTGAATTCGCGCTTCATTCGGTCGACGATGATCTCAAGATGAAGCTCGCCCATACCGGAGATGATAGTCTGGCCGGTTTCGTGGTCGACATGGATGCGGAAGGTCGGGTCTTCTTCGGCTAGTCGCTGAAGGGCCAGCGACATCTTCTCTTGGTCGGCCTTGGTCTTCGGCTCGATTGCAATCGAGACGGGAGGTTCAGGGAAGGTAATGCTTTCAAGAATAATCGGGTTGTTCTGGTCGCAGAGGGTATTACCGGTAGTGGTGCCCTTAAGTCCGACGATGGCGGCGATATCTCCGGCGGTCACTTCAGTGACGTCCTCACGATGATTTGCATGCATCCGGACGATGCGACCGACACGCTCTTTTTCTCCGGTCGAGCTGTTAAAGACGTAGCTTCCAGCCGTCAAGCGACCTGAATAGACCCTAAAGAAGGCCAACTTACCAACGAATGGGTCAGTCGCAATCTTAAAGGCCAGTGAAGCAAATGGTTCGCTGTCACTTGGCTTACGCTCGATCTCATCACCTGTCTTTGGGTGAGTTCCCCAAACGGCGCCTTTATCTAGAGGCGACGGCAAGAAGTCCACGACAGCGTCGAGTAGTTTCTCAACGATGACACCGCGTCCGTCGCCGCCGGAAACTGCGAAGAAGTCACCCGAGAGTACCGACTTACGAACGGCAATGCGAAGTTCTTCCTCGGTGATCTCGCCGGTATCAAGATACTTCTCGAAAAGGGTGTCGTCAGCCTCAATAGCTGCTTCGATGAGCATTGAACGCCATCGTTCAACCTCGTCCTTCATGTCCTCGGGGATCTCCTCAACGGTAAGCTCTTTGTCGGTGTAGTCCTTGTAGGTATATGCCTTCATATCGATCAGATCGACAATGCCGCGGATGCTCTGTTCAAAACCGATTGGTAGGTGGATCGGATAGGCGCGTTTACTCAAGCGCTGATGGATAGACTCAAGGCTCTTCTTGAAGTCACCACCGGTCTGGTTGATCTTGTTAATAAAACAGATGCGAGGGACGCCATACTTATCGGCTTGACGCCAGACAGTCTCGGACTGCGATTCAACGCCCATCTTACCGTCAAAAATGGTGACCGCACCATCCAGGACACGAAGCGAACGCTCCACCTCGACCGTAAAGTCGATGTGGCCTGGGGTATCGATGATGTTGATACGATGCTCTTGCCCCTTGAAGTTACCCTCGTCAGGCGTCCAGAAACAGGTTGTCGCGGCCGAAGTAATGGTAATACCACGCTCGCGCTCCTGCTCCATCCAGTCCATGGTTGCTTCGCCCTGGTGGACTTCACCGATCTTGTGGACTCGCCCAGTTCGGTACAGGATGCCTTCTGTCGTCGTCGTCTTACCGGCATCAATATGAGCAATAATGCCAATGTTGCGAATCTTATCTAGCGGATACTTCTTGTCTGCCATCCTATTACCTCTTTAATATTGTTTATGCTGGTTGTGCTACGTTTTCTGTTTGAAGGCTCGCAGCGTGTGAATAGAAGATACCGCGAACAGCT
This window encodes:
- the fusA gene encoding elongation factor G; translation: MADKKYPLDKIRNIGIIAHIDAGKTTTTEGILYRTGRVHKIGEVHQGEATMDWMEQERERGITITSAATTCFWTPDEGNFKGQEHRINIIDTPGHIDFTVEVERSLRVLDGAVTIFDGKMGVESQSETVWRQADKYGVPRICFINKINQTGGDFKKSLESIHQRLSKRAYPIHLPIGFEQSIRGIVDLIDMKAYTYKDYTDKELTVEEIPEDMKDEVERWRSMLIEAAIEADDTLFEKYLDTGEITEEELRIAVRKSVLSGDFFAVSGGDGRGVIVEKLLDAVVDFLPSPLDKGAVWGTHPKTGDEIERKPSDSEPFASLAFKIATDPFVGKLAFFRVYSGRLTAGSYVFNSSTGEKERVGRIVRMHANHREDVTEVTAGDIAAIVGLKGTTTGNTLCDQNNPIILESITFPEPPVSIAIEPKTKADQEKMSLALQRLAEEDPTFRIHVDHETGQTIISGMGELHLEIIVDRMKREFKVEADIGQPQVAYREAIKKQVEVQGKYIKQTGGRGQYGDVWLKLEPNERGKGFEFFDQIKGGVVPQEYRTPVKNGVIETLDGGVIAGYPVVDVKVTLYDGSYHEVDSSELAFKMAGALATRDGVKKADPVLLEPIMKVEVVTPEDFLGDVIGDLNSKRGRIESMEERPTSRVITAFVPLGEMFGYTTSLRSMTQGRASSTMELAHYEEVPGNVAEAIIAKSKS